The following proteins are co-located in the Nilaparvata lugens isolate BPH chromosome 14, ASM1435652v1, whole genome shotgun sequence genome:
- the LOC111060714 gene encoding 26S proteasome non-ATPase regulatory subunit 11 produces MSKTERPRKEEADDECAIRTKIKMAGAMLFERAVSTPSRDDLHKNLVIQGEIEENEEEDIKQREAGILQLGEQYKNEGKAKELAELIKATRPFLSLISKAKAAKLVRSLVDFFLDLEAGIGIEVQLCKECIEWAKEERRTFLRQSLEARLVALYFDTGMFTEALTLGSNLLKELKKLDDKNLLVEVLLLESKTYHALSNLSKARAALTSARTTANAVYCPPKMQAALDLQSGILHAAEEQDFKIAYSYFCEAFEGYDSIESNKALTALKYMLLTKIMLNTPEDVQQIISGKTALKYGGKDIEAMKSVAQASHKRSLADFQKVLKNYKKELEEDPIVRAHLGSLYDNMLEQNLCRIIEPYSRVQVEFISQAIKLPTLQVEKKLSQMILDKKFHGILDQGEGVLIVFEEKAMDKTYEMALETITSMGKVVDTLYQKAKKLS; encoded by the coding sequence ATGAGCAAAACAGAGCGACCTAGAAAAGAAGAAGCTGACGATGAGTGTGCGATTCGGACAAAAATCAAAATGGCGGGTGCAATGTTGTTCGAACGAGCTGTTTCAACTCCCAGCAGGGATGATTTACACAAAAATCTTGTTATTCAGGGCGAAATCGAGGAAAATGAAGAGGAAGACATCAAACAACGTGAAGCCGGCATTTTACAACTTGGAGAGCAGTACAAGAACGAAGGTAAGGCTAAAGAATTGGCCGAACTGATCAAGGCTACACGTCCGTTTCTAAGTCTCATCAGCAAGGCGAAAGCTGCAAAGTTAGTGCGATCTTTGGTGGATTTCTTTTTGGATCTAGAAGCTGGTATTGGTATTGAAGTGCAACTGTGCAAAGAATGTATCGAATGGGCAAAAGAGGAACGCCGTACCTTCCTACGTCAATCCCTGGAAGCCAGACTTGTGGCACTCTACTTCGACACAGGTATGTTCACAGAAGCTCTAACTCTCGGCTCAAACCTTCTCAAAGAATTGAAGAAACTTGACGACAAAAACCTTCTAGTCGAAGTACTTTTGTTGGAAAGCAAAACCTATCATGCACTTTCTAACCTCTCTAAAGCTAGGGCCGCTTTGACTTCAGCACGTACAACAGCTAATGCAGTGTATTGTCCACCTAAAATGCAAGCTGCTCTAGATCTACAATCTGGAATTCTTCACGCTGCAGAAGAACAGGATTTCAAGATCGCTTACTCCTACTTTTGTGAAGCTTTTGAAGGTTATGATAGTATTGAAAGCAACAAGGCCCTGACTGCTTTGAAGTACATGTTGTTGACTAAAATCATGCTGAACACACCAGAAGATGTACAACAGATCATCAGCGGTAAAACTGCGTTGAAGTACGGCGGGAAGGACATCGAAGCTATGAAAAGCGTCGCCCAGGCTAGCCACAAACGATCCCTGGCtgattttcaaaaagttttgaAGAACTACAAAAAGGAACTCGAGGAAGACCCGATTGTACGAGCTCACCTTGGTTCTCTCTACGACAACATGCTGGAACAGAACCTCTGTCGCATCATAGAGCCCTACTCTCGCGTCCAGGTCGAATTCATATCACAAGCAATCAAACTGCCGACCCTGCAAGTTGAGAAGAAACTCTCCCAGATGATTCTCGACAAAAAGTTCCACGGAATTCTCGACCAGGGTGAAGGTGTGCTAATTGTGTTCGAGGAGAAAGCTATGGACAAAACCTACGAAATGGCGTTGGAAACGATAACAAGTATGGGGAAAGTGGTGGATACCCTGTATCAAAAAGCTAAAAAGTTATCTTAG